GTCCCAGAAGCAAAGTATGTACTACTACGTGGTCAGTGGACAAGCTAAgggataataataacaatgtcaGTGACGGCAGTGATAATGATGATCATGATCATTGTTTATCTgatttgaattattttcagaTCTATCAAAGGAAATCAGTACAATGTCTGAAGAGTATATGGCTAATGTGAGGAGCATGGATTCTGCTAAAAGAACTTCTCACCtgaaaaagattgaaaatgcATTTGTGAAGAGCAGAGAATATGGTGATGACAAAGTTCAGCTTGCCATGCAAACATATGAAATGGTCAGTAGCTTTTACTCCATATTTCTCATCCTTGGGTTTGATATGACTTGTTATCTCTCTGATGATATACATTTTGCACTTTTCTGTAATGAGGTTCAATGAAAAGGGTAACTGAACCCAGAAATTGAAAGAACTGGAAACTGAGAATGTTTTTTTCGCTCCGAGAACTTTTCGTAGTCTTGACCAATAAGGAGGCATGAAGTCTCATTATATTTCACATTAGAAACAGTTCTCAATATCCACCAAGAATAATGGGTgaattttcaataatattatttattttaaaaccaCATGCCTGGTAAGCATCTGTCATAAATTAACGACAAGCAAGAATAAAACTGTTATTATTCTCCAATGTTTGCCTGTTAGTATCATGAATTAGCCAAACATGAATGAATTTAAACAGTGGTCTTTTATCAAATGATGCCAAGTGgaaatttgttgaatttttacCATTTTCACAAACGGTGTTATATAATTCTTAATAAAGGCGAGGATCGTAGCTTATTTGacttcacatccgcagttcaatataattaattttaaatatttcatatattcaaGGATGTGCTCTAACAGGGCCCGGTCGCCTGAGGCCACTAACATTTGGCCTTGTACAACCAAAAATATATTCTTGGTCGCCCGGCCAAGACGGTTGGTTTCTTGATTTACAgccaaaaagcaaaaagaaaatgttgttaAATCGGGCGTGCGTTGATATTCAAAGGTCGTTCCACGTGAATTCATGTGTAACATAATCATCAACTTTGATCGTGACGAGCGGCACAGTTTTCGATTTTAACAGCTTTTCCAAATAGcattataatttttcctttaaatttggatggctcatcagtttttcaaaagaaattgttacttCTGCGCTGACAGGCGTAAAGTACGGTCGGCGATTAATAAATCGCTGAATAAACACGGGAGTCACTCTTTTATGCtaattcaatattttagcaGGCTTTTACTCCCGTGTCTGTGAGGCTAAAACATAACTTAAGATTGTTTTTCCTGTAAATCAcgatgtataaaaaaaaaagatacaatcattttttgtgattattatttgtttaagaAACGGGTATAAAATCTATAAGTCCCGCATAATGTCCTTGGTGTCGTGACAAGTCATTACGAATGAATACACAAAGGCCAAATCGACTGAATCTACGAAAAGCTCATTTGTCCTGAACATTTCACCGATAACATacgaaagaaaatactctgtTCTGCACTTAAACAATGACGTTCCAACAAGATGACTTGTTCAAAAAAGATAATAGTTTTGGGGCGGCCACCGCATTGATGGCACCTCTCTTGGGAAAGCTCCACGGGATCTCCATGTTAGTCATTTGTCTTaagcaaattttcttttcaaccaaAATGTTTAGTCCCAAGAATAGtttatttttgaccaaaacatttttataagAATTACCTAAACAGACCTGAATCTTGATTTCCCATTTAAAAgcacatgaaaaatttatatGTTTActattcattaaaaaaaaataatttaagtgtgaattaaataattatttgactaTAAGTGATGATAGGTTTTCAGGAGGTCAAAGGATATGATGTTTCATgaactaaaataaataaatgcacATAGTTGATTTGACTTgttacaaaaacaattttttttataattaactAACTGATCTATTAATTTGGGCCACCAACTAGGAGGCCCGGGCACCCCAGCTAAAATGTTTGAGAGCCCGAAGGGCTCCCTGTAATTTTCCTTAGAGCACAGCCTTGTATATCAATTCATgattcattcattcctcacgggctcgttagaacccacaaaatttaatgaccAGCTCTCAACGTgagtgacttcatagctcagttggttagagcctCGCACCCATATCAcaaggtcacaggttcaaaccctgttgagccctgaattttcaggcttccCTACCataattgcattcataactacAGGGATGATAGCTTATTTGTAATTCTACCtaccaataaaaaatgtgcAATAGCTgtattaaattgaaaatatttagcATTTCTCTTGGTTTTGTGGAAGTCACTCATTTTTACAACATGAAATCCTGCTTCCATTCTACTTTTGTGGAGAGCAGAAAGGAGACAGCAGCTTACCAAAAGTGTGTTGATCCATTGTTGTCCAAGTGTGCATTTGATTAGTTTTCCTTGGTCGATAAATCAAGAAAGCGAGTTCTTTGTCATTTTGGTACTGTCCCATGACGATCTGTGTGATTAATTTCTGGCAGTGGCAGCTCCAAGGATGTATTGTCTCTTTTTGAGCAAATTTAAGTTACTGCCTCCGTGCAGTCATTTTGTTCTTCTGTCATTGGGTATCCTCCCcttaaaatgaaagaagcTTTGAGTACTCAGTGAATGTACCTTAGCGGTTGGGGTCACGTGTGGGATCAGATATGTCACTAAATCAAATCTTTGATCTCCCTGGAATCTTATTTGCTAGTCAGTGCTGTaaatacaaatcatgctatttcTCCACCAAATTTGGAAGGgagaaaaacaacattgaaTACAATCACCAAATTTCTCATCCATCAACTATCCGATATTAAATTTAACATCTGAGAAGTGTTCTCCAGCTTGGCCAATCACCATCAGCCCTTTATAGTGAAAACATTTACATTAGATTGCACTGCATCGTGCTATACTATCTGAAACAATGGCTTAAGGTAACCAAATCTACAGAGGCATGGGACATGTACACTAACAGAGAGCAAATTAAAGCTGAAAAGCTTTGAAATTTCCCATTTCATGCAGCTTTTCCCACATTCTGCATATCCAAGTGCAAAGTCTAGCCAGAAGACCGAGGTGGCAGGACTTCTTGTTGAAAAGAGTTACGAAAAGCTACAGGAATTGCAAAAAGTACACAAATCGGTTCCCTTTATTACTATTTTCTTGAGAAAGTGAGAAGCAAGTCATCTGTTCAAAGGTTTAAACTGGAAAACAATATTAGTTAGGTTGCTGTAGTACATTTAAACCTTATGGTGATACGTATGTACAGTAAGCCACCTTCCAATCAATCAGGGAATTGTTTCCAAGTTTGCAATCAGCAATCCATTTTTTCTGTTGCTGAGTgaggttttgaaaaaaatttctgcaGCCTCCCaagcaaaggaaacaaatCCATGCATGGCCAggtctgagaaaaaaaagtcatgcaTGCATACAAATCATAGAAGGCCCATCCCTACCTGTGGTCTACCAAATCTGAGTCCTTAACATATGAGCTATGCCCTTTTATTTGATAAAGCAATCTTCAAAAATGGGAGTTCACTGAGTTCATAGAGTCTTAAGTATTTTGGTTATGTAATCCTTTTTCTGGCGTGACAATCTTTTATGTCATcaataaataacattattatttggTTGTTACGTGACCAATTGAATCAAAACTCTTGCATCCAGTTGGGAGTATGATGGATTCAAGGCCTCATATTAGTAAAACTGATTGCCTTTATGTCGGAAAAGGCCAGCACACAGCACCgcactcacacaaacactcAACCTTTAACTACAACTATTATTGTGGATTTTATGTTGTCTGCTAGTGCTGGCAATACACTGCACAATagtaaacattttgcaaagaagaaaCCATCATGAAAAGCTtaaaaactttcatttgcggTGTGTCCCACTCGCAAatgaagtgaaaaagaaaatccagTAGAGGACAGTCTCCCACAAAATAACTATTGCACGGCTTTTTGACCGAATGAAATTATCTGCCTTGTTAGTCAGTTGGGAAAAATAGGTCTTGCCAGTGAGAGATCTTCCAACCCCACCTCCCCTGCCCTCAAAAGTCAACTGGCTCACCCCTAATTGATTGCCTGCAACCTTTCATTATAAGACATGCTTATAGCATGGTTGTATAAGCACGTTCTCAGTGTCCACGTGAGTGGAAGGCACTTGAAGTTGGACAGAAGAAGGAAATTATTGCGTGGAGGcagtaattttaaatttgctatAAGAGACAAGGCATCTGCGGACATTCCCTGCTTGAAATTAATCACACAGATTGTCATGGGACAGCGGCAAAACAACAGAATTAAACTTTTGGCATGAATTTCAGGAAAAGGAGCACTCATCAAATGCACTCTTGGACATCAACAGATTGAAATACTTTTGGTAAGCTGCTGTGTCCTTTCTGCTCTGTGGAAAAGAAATCATGTGGAATGTtaaacattttcaatttaatttagcTAAATTTGCACCTTTTTTATTGGTAAGCATAGTTAATTTCATTAACACTGtttgtcaaaatgtcaaaattcgACAAATTTCCACTTGGCATCAAAAGACCACTGTTTAAATTCATTCATATGTGGCTAATTCATGATGACAGGCAAACATtggagaataataatatttttattattgcttgTCATTGATTTATGATAGGTGCTTACCAGACATGTGGTTTTAAgtaatatttttgaaaattcaccCATTTTCATTGGTAAATATTGAGAACTGTTTTTAGTATGAAATCTAATGAGATTTCATGCCTCCTTATTGGTCAAGACTGGAAACAGTTCTCAGAGCATTAGAAAGCATTCTCAGTTTCCAAGTGAAAAGTGCATTTTCCACTTTGATATTGCgctattaatattaattttaactaAGACTGGAAGCCAAGACACAGGTTACAAAAATACATAATTCCATGGACAGGAGACAACAAAGATagtatcattaattttttattgtttatttattcaacaaacaaatttccTCAGTTTTCTCTGATCAACTTTCTTCTGacctaaatttaaaaaaaaaaaacatttgcttTGAGAACTGTGGCCTTTAAAAAATATGAACTGGACAGTGAATTATCCACTCTTTTAGCAAGTGGGGAATGATCTGGCTGGGACAGCTCATTTCAGGTAGTATGTTCAAGACACAGTAGGCTAAGAGCTGTGcattgtttattaattttaggTTGATAAACACATCCGCAAACTGGATGCTGATCTGGCGAGATTTGAATCAGATCTCAAGGAGCAACATGCTAAAGAAACTGGTTATTCAGATTATGAAAGTAAGTTTTTTCAGTTAAGAGATGGTGATCTGAAATGGATGGCTGGGCAAGGCAGGCAACCTGATGTTTATGTGCGATGGTGTGAGTTCACACAATTTAACATCCAATCGCATAATTCATATAATAAAGCATCACTCGATTCATAAAAAATGCACAGTTCTGAAAGAATAAATTATGAATAAAGCCTTACCAGATAAAATTTTGCATCTGCAAAAGCCCAAGAAACATTCAGAAACCATCGATTTCACAAACAGTCAAAGTTCAAggcattatttttgtttttggaaagTCTGAGCCAGGTGCTAGTTTTTTCATTCTAAAAGAACTGcctcttttgattttttcaaagaatacAATCCAAGTTTCTGTTAATGTGAATAATGTCGTATAGATAATAGTTAATGTGTTGGGGGtgggtttcaatagaagctgGCAACCAGCAAATTTCACCACCTAGTACTTTCTgtatgaaatttcatttgagtgtTTACTGTTGTCCGTTAATGAGTATTTAGTGCTGCCTTTGATACCAGAAGGCAGGAACTGGAATTTCCAGGCTTCTAGATTCCAAGATTTTCTACCCCTTGGGGGTAGGGGCCTTATGGCCCCTGAAGTGTTACTTTGATAGGGTCTGCCACCTACTTCAGAATTGATTGAAAACGCTGTGTGTTTAATAACTGAAGATACAAAATTGAATATGTTGTTGGTCCTTTGCAAATGAGACTGGATCTACCGGTAGTCACCTTCTTAACACTAGATACAGAAATGTAATTATTCTGATTTTTTATCATCTATTTGTGAACTGAAGATAATGTAATGAGGACAGAGAGGCCATAGATCCCCACCTGTGTGTCCTGGGTTCAACTGAGGACTCGAGTTAATAGTACATACCAATATTTGGGTATTCAAGCTAGTTTGGAATAAATGGGGGACAAGTCACTGCATTGATGCAAATATGCATATACCCATGCCATTACAAACTCctagttctttctttttttgtcagcAATTAACTATATTGAGAAAAAATGTAAGCACTGAGCTCTtctgtttttggaattttaataattattgtatttataCTGAGACGAAGATACCCTAGTGAGTAGCCTCTTTATATCTGTTGAAGGGAGGAATCTGTAATGAGAAAGCTAGCTTCAATGATGTGAAAAGCAAATACTGCaatagaaacaacaacaaattctaCCAACTTTGAGCCAAGGTGGTGCATAATACCTCAGTTTGGTGTATAATTATGtgtgatgataattattatagttaaATTTTTATCCCAATTCACTCATacattttattattgcttatttttgttcttttaagaAAAAGTCGTTGTTAAAGAAGCATAAATGTGGTTTTCTTTCTCAGAATCCTGGTAAAACAAGCTAAAAATAGTTTCCATAATTTACTGCGTACTAGTCCTTTGTTTGTATATCTACTCTGAAATATTGCACAATTTCTGAGTTTTCATTGCCCCCTATCACATGGCCTGACAAGGTAGAAGTTAATTGCCTTCCTTAATTGTGAGGGTCAAAATGAAGTCTACTGTAGCTCAAAACAGCTCAAAgcaattttgattttaaatatttcattgtCTTCTAATCTTTCTACGAAACTTAGCTACTAGTAGGGCAAAGAGGcaaagaatattattttctctGGAATATGCATGCATTTGCTTGTTCTACAAATGATGACAGgatttattttctctgcatAGCATTTCTATTTTGTTCACTTAATGATTATTATCCATGAAGTCCtttattattgtcaataatCATCTGTTGATGTTCACAATCCAGCACCATCCATGGATATTGATAAAATTTGTTACCACTGTGAAGATGACCAGTGTAAAATTTATTGTATCCAGTGcacattttcttgtttggttCTTCAGGTGAATCACCATTGCCGAAGCTCAAGAGTAAGTCAGGTACGCGTATCTAACATGAATCATCTTTGCATTTCCCTTTTCTCTTGATCCATTTCAAGCACTTAGGGAACGCGTCAAAATATCGTTAGGCAACCCAATCGATGGAAACAGATCCGATCAATTTTCCGATGGATCAGAATCAGTACCAATCTGTAGGCTAGTTGCTGTTTCCGATATAAATGATAAAAACTTTGCCGATTCAAACAGAGCCAGATACATTCGGGTGTGGATAATTGGGTATCATAGTTATCTGATAGGGATATGTGATCCTGCAAAAACCTAGAGATGAAAGAGTCATTTCACTCAGGAAAACAGTCTTTAAAACTTGCTTTGTTCTCcattgtaaaataattatatcaatACTTAGTAGATGTTTTTCTGCCTTTATGAGTTTAATTGAAGAAGTCTACAAGGCTGttagacgttttgttttgtgtcagGCGATCTGTAATTGCTTATAGATGAAGTACATACAGTAAAACAGGCTCTGTCCCCaagtagaatgaaaaatatatttaagaTGGCCAAACTTAGGTTTCCTGTTGAATTTACAGGGGTAACAAATTCTTTGAATTTAGAGATGCCATCAACATGAAATGTCACAAGACTGTTTTCAAAGGTCATTAAATCCTTGCTTTTAATATTATGatcttgttaaaaaaataataacatacAAGcctaaatttaaataaaaaagttggCTCCCACGTTGCAAGTGGCCGGATCGTTAAAAGCAGTTTTCTTTCCTCTCTTTAACTCAGGAAATGCATTCAGCGTGCTATCTTTCGCTTAGCGATGCTCTTCTGTCTTAAGCATTGTTGAATACTAAATTTGCTGTTTCTTCATGAAACAATTTGATACAAAAATTCTTCATATTGTCTGGTATTGTCTTCCATAAGAAATCTTCGATGAAGATATGCGTCgctaattttttgtttttaatttttttttttaaacaatacaCATTTTAGGAAGAAAAGATACAATACGGCAATAAACAGTTGGTCTTTTCCAGCCTGTTTGTGCATTGAAAACTCTCTTGTCTGATAATTATGATTTTTGTCAGTAAAGTGACGATTTCAACTCTGTGATAAACGCTGACAGATATAAGTCAAGATTTGATGACCTCTGTTGATTGGCTCGATGATGAAGTTTGACGCGTTGCAGATTCCATTTCATGCGGTACTGATTGACAACGGAATCGGAAAAAATCGGCACCCGACTGACCGGCATAGGCGTGACATGATGACGATATTAATTTTGGACGTGTTCCCTTATTGGACTTTTGCTATTGGGAGGGTTCTTCTGAAATGTATTTTGACACCATACATGTAAAAATGACCACAATAACTTTAATTAAAGCATCCTTTACTTAGTAGTACACAATGGAAAATTATTGCCATGCTAAACAGCAGTCCTTTCTGAAATGCTTCTACAGTTATTGTTTTCACAGTCTTGCAGAACAACTTTCTGATTCCTAATGAAATGTGTTGTTGCTTCATACTTGTAATTTGTGAAAGTTGGTTAGACAAAAATGTGGTTATAagtgcaataataatatttggtTTATACAATACAGTGGGTCGAAACAGAGGAGGAGGACGGAAAAAGCACCACGATGCTGCTGAGCctgcaagaaaaaagaaaaagtaagtttttgattaattttgtccttAATATCCTTTCATCTTTACAGCAATGGTTACTAATTTGCCATCTTTTTGTTCTCACATTCATGTCAAAATTGTGTTTTTGCTCTATTTTGTTATAACTGTTGTTCTATGCCAAATAagatacatgaaaaaatttctatAATCTGAATGCCTCAGAGAAGTGCAGTTTTGGGGTAACACAGTgcaaaaaaggcaataaagcaagcattctgattggtcactGAACAAAGAAGTTAAcagatagccaatcaaatgtgATCCCTCAAGGATGCAAAATTTGGATTCACTGAAAATTTACGAGTGAAACGATTGTCAGCATTTTAAgaagattttctttgccacCTCAGCAACAATACAGGATCTGAAAAACAGCTCTGAAAGTCCAAACATTGTCAAATTTTTGGGTGTCAGTTTGGAAAAAGTGGTGTTAAGAGTAAGGAATTGCAGATGAAACTAGGAAAATACAAGCCAGCTGAGTGCGACATTTGGCTCAAGCAATTCTATgctgaaatgaaaaacgaaCAAGGCAAAGGCTATGAATCTCAAAGCCTAAGAGTAATGGTTTTATTGCTAAGTAATGGTTTTAAAGTAAGGTAATCCCTTAAACCGTTTAGCCAGGTTTTTTCGCTACTTGAAAATGTTATAAAATCATTGAGAAAATGATATTGTTGTCTTGATTGAAGGCGGCTGTTTTTTgagtaaatatttttcatgtaATTCACACATGTAACATCTGTGACCGTGATGCTCATGATTTACTGGATGTCATGAATTTTCAACAGTATGTTTCTGGTCAGACCCATCATCATGGCCATACATTGGATTTGGTCATATCTAGGAAAAACAGAATAACTGGTTCAAGATGTTTGTGTGTCATCTGAATATTATTCTGATTACCTATGAACTTGGCTATCCAAGGCTTCGTCTTGATGGCATCATTGTTGCTAACCTTATACACCTCTTAAAGACCTTGACCATGAAAAGCTCTCCAGTGATATTGCTGATTCTTTCAGCAACGGCCTTCATGCTGAATTGGGTAACTTGGATCTTTATGAACTTGTGTCTAAATATAACATCACCCTTGCACAGATTTATGACGACCACGCTCCATCCTCCCAGCGCAATATGGGTTAATGATGAGCTTTGTGCTAAAAAGGCACAGGAAGCGCTGCCTTGAAGGGAAATATCTGAAATCTGGTCTTACAATAGACAATCAATTATATCGTGATCAATGTGAAAGGTATAATTTCCTATCGCGGCAGAAGTCAAACTACTTCCGAAGTATAATTGAGAACTTAGACCATAATCAGCTTTTTCGAATCGCAGTCTAATGATAGGATGTTTAAAGTTAAGAACATTACTCTGCCTACCTAGGAGTCCTTGCACCAATTGGTTGAagattaaaatgattttttattAACAGGGTTAATGATATTCATGCTGGCCTTTCTACCCCTGCTACCTCAACTTACACAACTGAGGAGAGGCAGCTGCCTTGTGATTTTAACGCGTTTCAGTCTCCCTTAGACACTTCTGTGAATGATGTTGTGATGTCATTATCTAGCAAGACCAACGGTCACTCCCTTAGACACTTCTGTGAATGATGCTGTGATGTCATTATCTAGCAAGACCAACAGTCACTCCCTTAGACACTCCTGTGAATGATGCTGTGACGTCATTATCTGGCAAGACCTACGGTCACTTGATTCTTGTAACGATGTTTTGGTTCTCTTTGATCTCTCGACCACATTTGATACTTGTAATCATGATGTGTTGTTAGCCCGTTTGCACTCATATTTTGCCTTTGATGGTATCATCTTATGCTGCTTCTCCTCCTATCTGAGTGCTAGATCTATAACAGTTTCTGTTAATGGAATTACATCATTTCCAAGAAATCTGTTGGTTTACCTCAAGGCTGGATTCTTGGCCTGTTGCTCTTCACGCTTTTCATGCATTGCTCCCCTTAGGATGTTATCTCCAGTTACAATCTGTAGAGGCAATGTTCTATGCTGATGATACtcagttatatatatcagtAAAACCATCATCTCCCAATGTGGCACTTGATTTGCTATCtgattttgttagcattgttttcataattattgaaatactCAAACAAACTACAAACTAATAAATTAAGGAAAGACTGATGAACACTTGATTTGCTATCtgattttgttagcattgttttcaataattattgaaatactCAAACAAACTACAAACTAATAAATTAAGGAAAGACTGATGTTCTGCACTAAACATCTTGTTTTGTGAATCCTCCGCTAGGACATATGTTGAGACTGGCTAATGTTGGGGTAGTAACTAAACATAAGGTGCACTTTTTGTTGTCGCATTAATGGTAATCTGTAAGAAGGCTTTTCACTCTATTACTACAAGAGGTTGTATTTAAAGAAGTACCTTCACAGTGATGCACTAAAACGTCTAACTAACTCACtctttctttcacagataGATTATTGTAATACTGTAGCCTTCTATGTGGTCTTGCTAATTCAGAGTACAAAACACTGCAGCAAGACTTGTCATGGGGGCATATAAGTGTGATCACACAACCCCATTCCTTACAGACTTGCACTGGCTACCAGTGGAAGCACGAGTACAGTTTAAGATAATTCTCCTTGTCTGGAAATCACTTCATGGCTGTGCACACATTATGTTGCTTTTTAATGTTCATTGTCCTGCTGGGAATCTCCATTCTTCAAGTCGCTCTCCCCTGGAACTACTTTCCCGCCCTAGAACTGATTTTTATGGTGAACGGTCCTTTGCTCACGCTGCGCCGAAATGCTGGAATTCTCTTcctgaaaatataaaaatctgTAAACAGGCTAGACTCTTTTAAATGTAATCTCAagacctttttcttttgtaaatatTTGCATTAATTGATTATTGACActcatttattatttttactccATGCAAGGGCATTGAGATCTTTTAAATACACTCTATGATGTTGCTTCTGCATAATTATGATGTGCTATAATTATGTTGTTTGATATCTACTTAATAGGAGGCCGGTGGGGCAAGGCTCTTAAACTAGGCTTAGATGACGATTGGTTAAAATCTACCATCATCTTGAAATCAACCcaattattttattcctaACAGTATGGTGGGAgattaagttgtttttttttttatgtaagtctatagtCCAGTGACCTTGCTCATGTTTATCATTGAAATTACACTGCACTATATACAAGTAACTGTGCTTACTCTATTTCCGTAAACAGCAGCACATAAGCCACGTTCACAGATAACCCCCATCCTTAGACTGCTCAAATAATAGGACAAAGaggttttttgtttaaaagagTTCATGACGTGCTACACCAATCCTCAGGGAACTGCACTGGCTGCCAGTGGAAAGTCGTAgcagttttaaaattttattattagtttatAAATCACTTAATAATTTAGCTCCTGCATATATTAACAGTCTTTTGAAGAATTATAAACCTAGTCGTAATCTAAGGTCGGTTGATCAGGGTCTTCTGACGGTTCCTAGGTCCAATCAAAGGACCTATGGGACAGGGCATTTTCAGTGTCAGCACCAAAGCTCTGGAATGCCTTGCCCCTTGACATTAGGAATAGCAGATCGCTTATTctttttaaatgtaaattaaagacttttctttttaagaaatattatttatatttttttacaaattgtGAAGCGCCATAGAGCATAGTGTATATGGCGCTATATAAatgtcataattattattatgacaatGCACATAATTGTTTGCAATTGACTAAACACAATCAGAGCGCTAAAGTATGCATCGAAATTGCCATTGCAAGGCAAGGAAAATTCACCACTTGGAATTCTCTAAATCTCagttgtatttatttattcacatAAAAGCTCACGCAAATGCCATTCAAACTCTTCGAGAATACACTTGAATGCTTTGTACTGTTAGGCAGTTGGAAGTCAGAAAACAGGGAAAGtcattttcaaatcaaaaacatgcataaccatcAAATTGTCAAATCAAAAACAAGCATGACCATCAAAAACGTCAGAAAGCTTTTGATGGTCATGCTGATAAGCCAGACTCTGATTCAAAGCActatttttgcaaaagaaaatgtggcTTTTATGCTAGTGTTTGTGGTAATTAGTGTGGTAAAAATTATCTTGATGATACCATAGTTAACTAACTATGATGATACCAATGTACTAGTTCAAACGGTGTAAGTCGTTGCTTTTTGTAGAGTTGAATCTGAAGGCCCCAAGTCACTGGCTGTAGCTGTCTCTCTGCTGGCGCCAGAGGTTCAGGTGTTAGACATGCCTGTTGATCCAAATGAGCCTACATACTGCTTGTGTCATCAGGTATGTTGTTACGATCTGCTGTCATTGCATAGTTTAGGTAAACACACAGacacataattattgtttcccATGTTTATGAAAATATCGATAATTATTGCTATCAAGTAAGAATTACTGGATGAGGTTGAGCAAGATAGTAAGAATCATTAACGCCGATGTTTGTGTTATCCACCAAAGCCGGA
This sequence is a window from Acropora palmata chromosome 6, jaAcrPala1.3, whole genome shotgun sequence. Protein-coding genes within it:
- the LOC141883491 gene encoding inhibitor of growth protein 5-like, which gives rise to MASNMYLEHYLDSIENLPFELQRNFTLMRELDQRTQDLSKEISTMSEEYMANVRSMDSAKRTSHLKKIENAFVKSREYGDDKVQLAMQTYEMVDKHIRKLDADLARFESDLKEQHAKETGYSDYESESPLPKLKSKSVGRNRGGGRKKHHDAAEPARKKKKVESEGPKSLAVAVSLLAPEVQVLDMPVDPNEPTYCLCHQVSYGEMIGCDNTECPIEWFHFPCVGLTSKPKGKWYCPKCAQERKKK